In Acidobacteriota bacterium, a genomic segment contains:
- the paaA gene encoding 1,2-phenylacetyl-CoA epoxidase subunit PaaA, protein MSESQENKFQERIDQGAKIEPRDWMPERYRKQLIRMISQHAHSEIVGMLPEGNWITRAPSLKRKKILLAKVQDEAGHGLYLYCAAETLGVDRRELIDQLHTGKAKYASIFNYPTLTWADIGVIGWLVDGAAIVNQTMLARCSYGPYSRAMIRICKEENFHKVQGFEIVATMAKGTAAQKKMVQDAVNRWWWPTLMMFGPHDSESANTPELMKWKVKTKSNDELRQRFVNLTVRQANAVGLSIPDPHLEYDPESDDWRFGEIDWEEFWNVIRGNGPCNRERLQTRREAHEEGAWVREAAEAYASKRKAEALKQPA, encoded by the coding sequence GTGAGCGAAAGTCAAGAAAACAAATTTCAAGAAAGGATCGACCAGGGAGCCAAGATCGAACCCCGCGATTGGATGCCCGAGCGTTACCGCAAGCAGTTGATCCGCATGATCTCCCAGCATGCCCACTCGGAAATCGTGGGAATGCTGCCCGAAGGGAACTGGATCACCCGGGCCCCCAGCCTCAAGCGCAAGAAGATCTTGCTGGCCAAGGTGCAAGACGAGGCCGGCCACGGACTCTACCTGTATTGCGCGGCTGAGACGCTGGGCGTCGACCGGCGCGAGCTGATCGATCAACTTCACACCGGCAAGGCCAAATACGCCAGCATCTTCAACTATCCGACCTTGACCTGGGCCGACATCGGCGTCATCGGATGGCTGGTGGACGGAGCCGCCATCGTCAACCAGACCATGCTGGCCCGCTGCTCCTACGGTCCTTACTCGCGGGCCATGATCCGCATCTGCAAGGAAGAGAACTTCCACAAGGTACAGGGATTCGAGATCGTGGCCACCATGGCCAAGGGAACTGCTGCCCAGAAAAAGATGGTTCAGGATGCCGTCAACCGCTGGTGGTGGCCCACCTTGATGATGTTCGGTCCCCACGATTCGGAGTCGGCCAACACGCCGGAACTGATGAAGTGGAAGGTCAAGACCAAGAGCAATGACGAATTGCGGCAGCGCTTCGTCAATCTCACGGTGCGCCAGGCCAACGCGGTGGGACTGAGCATCCCCGACCCTCATCTCGAGTACGACCCGGAAAGCGACGACTGGCGTTTCGGCGAGATTGATTGGGAGGAGTTCTGGAACGTGATTCGCGGCAACGGCCCCTGCAACCGGGAACGTTTGCAGACCCGGCGCGAGGCCCACGAAGAGGGCGCCTGGGTGCGGGAGGCCGCCGAAGCCTACGCCTCCAAGCGCAAAGCCGAGGCCCTCAAGCAACCCGCCTGA
- the paaB gene encoding 1,2-phenylacetyl-CoA epoxidase subunit PaaB: MPDDYTPRMQDTQWPIWEVFLQSKTGSPHEHAGSLHAPDFESALENARDVYLRHGDPQTSIWVVESRYIRTVESEDNPEFFEYTKYNIYRHPQFYDVPRGKRTEIERKAIQNRG, translated from the coding sequence ATGCCGGATGACTACACGCCTCGCATGCAGGACACCCAATGGCCCATCTGGGAAGTCTTCCTGCAATCCAAGACAGGAAGCCCTCACGAGCACGCCGGAAGCCTGCACGCGCCCGACTTCGAATCGGCTTTAGAAAACGCCCGCGACGTCTATCTGCGGCACGGCGATCCCCAAACCAGCATTTGGGTGGTGGAGTCCCGTTATATTCGAACCGTGGAGTCGGAAGACAACCCCGAGTTCTTCGAGTACACCAAGTACAATATCTATCGCCATCCGCAGTTCTACGACGTCCCCCGTGGAAAGAGAACTGAGATTGAACGAAAAGCAATCCAAAACCGAGGTTGA
- the paaC gene encoding 1,2-phenylacetyl-CoA epoxidase subunit PaaC, whose translation MNEKQSKTEVEIKSESLRADLFEYLLRLGDDRLVLGHRLSEWCGHGPILEEDIALANVALDFIGQAEYILGLAGEVEGAGRDADRLVYFREAIDYRNLKLVELPRGDFAFTIARQFLFDVYDVELMTALLESSFQPLADVAAKVLKEARYHLRHSRRWVLKLGDGTEESHQRLQKALNEIWMYSGEIFQPDDVDRRLWDEKMAPDLEELGERWKREVEGVLEEATLELPDPDQYMAEGGRQGRHTEHLGHLLSEMQILPRSYPDAKW comes from the coding sequence TTGAACGAAAAGCAATCCAAAACCGAGGTTGAGATCAAGAGCGAGAGCCTTCGCGCCGACCTCTTCGAATACCTGCTGCGCCTGGGAGACGACCGCCTGGTGCTAGGCCATCGGCTGTCGGAATGGTGCGGTCACGGCCCCATCCTGGAGGAAGACATCGCCCTGGCTAATGTGGCTCTGGATTTCATCGGCCAGGCCGAGTACATCTTGGGACTGGCGGGAGAGGTCGAAGGCGCCGGACGCGATGCCGATCGCCTGGTCTACTTCCGCGAAGCCATCGACTACCGCAACCTCAAGCTGGTGGAGCTTCCACGCGGCGACTTCGCCTTCACCATCGCCCGCCAATTCCTCTTCGACGTTTATGACGTCGAGCTGATGACGGCGCTTTTGGAGTCTTCTTTTCAGCCCCTGGCCGATGTGGCCGCCAAGGTGCTTAAAGAGGCCCGCTATCACCTGCGTCACTCGCGCCGTTGGGTGCTGAAGTTGGGCGACGGGACCGAGGAAAGCCATCAACGCCTGCAGAAGGCCCTGAACGAGATCTGGATGTACAGCGGCGAGATCTTTCAGCCCGACGACGTCGACCGGCGCCTTTGGGACGAGAAGATGGCGCCCGATCTGGAAGAGCTGGGCGAGCGGTGGAAGAGAGAAGTGGAAGGAGTCCTCGAGGAAGCCACTCTGGAGCTTCCCGATCCCGACCAGTACATGGCCGAAGGCGGCCGCCAGGGCCGCCACACGGAGCACCTCGGACACCTGCTCAGCGAGATGCAGATCCTGCCCCGCTCATATCCCGACGCCAAGTGGTAG
- the paaD gene encoding 1,2-phenylacetyl-CoA epoxidase subunit PaaD, with product MTSDKQAVIDILEEVKDPEVPVLSVVELGVVRDVEVDGRQVEVVITPTYSGCPAMDAIKQGILGALGKHGYSASTRTVLSPPWTTDWMSEEAKKKLKDFGIAPPGRTSDGGEKPVPCPYCDSPDTSLRSEFGSTACKALYYCNQCSQPFEQFKCI from the coding sequence ATGACCAGCGACAAGCAAGCCGTAATCGACATTCTGGAAGAGGTCAAGGACCCCGAAGTCCCCGTCCTCAGCGTGGTCGAACTGGGCGTGGTGCGGGATGTCGAGGTGGACGGCCGCCAGGTCGAGGTGGTGATCACGCCCACCTATTCGGGGTGCCCCGCCATGGACGCCATCAAGCAAGGCATCCTGGGCGCCTTGGGCAAGCACGGCTACTCCGCCAGCACGCGCACCGTCCTCTCGCCGCCCTGGACGACCGACTGGATGAGCGAGGAGGCCAAGAAGAAGCTGAAAGACTTCGGCATCGCTCCGCCGGGACGCACCAGCGATGGCGGTGAAAAGCCCGTACCCTGTCCCTATTGCGACTCCCCGGACACTTCGCTGCGCAGCGAGTTCGGCTCCACGGCCTGCAAGGCTCTCTACTATTGCAACCAGTGCAGTCAGCCTTTCGAACAGTTCAAGTGCATCTGA
- the paaG gene encoding 2-(1,2-epoxy-1,2-dihydrophenyl)acetyl-CoA isomerase PaaG yields the protein MSETILYGYDEGVGRITLNRPQKLNSFVRAMAGRLQEVLRDAADRAEVRCLLLTGAGRAFCAGQDLSEAAAQDDDSAPDLGRIVEESYNPIIRALTRLEKPVVCAVNGVAAGAGANLALACDIVLASDKSKFIQSFCNIGLIPDSGGTYHLPRLVGMARAKAMMLLGETISAEEALEWGMISSVVEHDELKEKSLQLARHLAKQPTRGLGLIKRALNSSLGNSLEEQLELEKDLQSKAGFTRDYREGVRAFMEKRPPKFTGE from the coding sequence ATGAGTGAAACGATTCTTTACGGCTATGACGAGGGCGTCGGCCGCATTACCCTCAACCGTCCCCAGAAGCTCAACAGTTTCGTGCGCGCCATGGCTGGGCGCCTGCAAGAGGTTTTGCGCGACGCCGCCGATCGGGCCGAAGTGCGCTGCCTGCTGCTGACCGGCGCCGGACGCGCGTTTTGCGCCGGCCAGGATCTCTCCGAGGCCGCGGCCCAAGATGACGACTCGGCACCCGACCTGGGCCGGATCGTGGAGGAAAGCTACAATCCCATCATCCGCGCCCTGACGCGGCTGGAAAAGCCGGTTGTCTGCGCCGTCAACGGAGTGGCGGCCGGGGCCGGCGCCAACCTGGCGCTGGCCTGCGATATCGTGCTGGCTTCGGACAAGTCCAAGTTCATTCAGAGCTTCTGCAACATCGGGCTCATCCCGGACAGCGGAGGCACCTACCATTTGCCGCGCCTGGTGGGCATGGCGCGGGCCAAGGCCATGATGCTCTTAGGCGAAACCATCAGCGCCGAGGAGGCCTTGGAGTGGGGAATGATTTCCAGCGTGGTGGAACACGATGAGCTGAAAGAGAAGTCGCTGCAACTGGCCCGCCACCTGGCCAAGCAGCCTACCCGCGGACTGGGTCTGATCAAGCGCGCCCTTAACAGTTCCTTGGGCAACTCCCTGGAGGAGCAATTGGAGCTGGAAAAAGACCTGCAGTCCAAGGCCGGGTTCACGCGAGATTACCGTGAGGGCGTGCGCGCCTTCATGGAAAAGCGTCCGCCCAAGTTCACCGGCGAGTAA
- a CDS encoding 3-hydroxyacyl-CoA dehydrogenase NAD-binding domain-containing protein, which translates to MSQEQAHTQAAGHQSATVIGVVGAGTMGRGIAQVAATAGHQVLLYDSDQEVLSQSRRFLEKIHGRLVEKGRLSRQEADAVLDRISDVEDFSRLAPSGVVVEAVVENLDVKRGVFAQLEEILDEKALLATNTSSLSVTSVASACKRPQQVLGAHFFNPAPLMDLVEVVPGIATGSSAVKCCRGLIDSWGKTTVLAKDTPGFIVNRVARPFYGEALRILDEGIADVPTIDWAMEELGGFRMGPFKLMDLIGNDVNLKVTETVFQAFFYDPRFKPSFTQKRMVEAGRLGRKTGRGYYDYSEGAERPEPNKNLDLGQRILDRVLAMLINEAADAVFMQVASAEDVDLAMTKGVNYPRGLLEWADEIGPQVVLGRLQELQAEYGEDRYRPNPLLRRVVRQGRRFRDTF; encoded by the coding sequence ATGAGCCAAGAGCAAGCACATACCCAGGCCGCAGGCCACCAGTCCGCCACCGTGATTGGCGTGGTGGGGGCCGGCACCATGGGACGCGGCATTGCCCAGGTGGCCGCCACCGCCGGTCACCAGGTGCTGCTCTACGACTCCGACCAGGAAGTGCTGAGCCAGTCGCGACGGTTCTTGGAGAAGATTCATGGCCGGCTGGTCGAGAAGGGGCGCCTCAGCCGTCAAGAGGCGGACGCGGTGCTGGACCGCATCAGCGACGTCGAGGACTTCTCCCGGTTGGCCCCCTCGGGCGTGGTCGTCGAGGCGGTGGTCGAGAACCTCGACGTCAAGCGCGGCGTCTTCGCTCAATTGGAGGAGATCCTCGACGAGAAAGCGCTGCTGGCCACCAACACCTCATCCCTTTCCGTGACTTCGGTGGCTTCGGCCTGCAAGCGTCCTCAGCAGGTCTTGGGGGCCCACTTCTTCAATCCTGCGCCCTTGATGGATCTGGTCGAGGTGGTGCCGGGAATCGCCACCGGCAGCAGCGCCGTCAAGTGCTGCCGCGGACTCATCGACTCCTGGGGCAAGACCACCGTCCTGGCCAAGGACACCCCGGGATTCATCGTCAACCGGGTGGCCCGCCCCTTCTACGGCGAGGCGCTGCGGATTCTGGACGAGGGCATCGCTGACGTCCCCACCATCGATTGGGCCATGGAAGAACTGGGGGGCTTCCGCATGGGCCCCTTCAAGCTGATGGACCTGATCGGCAACGACGTCAACCTCAAGGTCACCGAGACGGTTTTCCAAGCCTTCTTTTACGACCCCCGCTTCAAGCCCTCCTTCACCCAGAAGCGCATGGTTGAGGCGGGGCGCTTGGGACGCAAGACGGGGCGCGGCTACTACGACTATTCTGAGGGAGCCGAGAGGCCCGAGCCGAACAAAAACCTCGATTTGGGCCAGCGTATCCTGGATCGCGTCCTGGCCATGCTCATCAACGAGGCGGCCGACGCCGTCTTCATGCAGGTGGCCAGCGCCGAGGACGTCGACCTGGCCATGACCAAAGGCGTAAATTACCCCCGCGGACTTCTGGAGTGGGCCGACGAGATCGGTCCTCAGGTGGTCCTGGGCCGCCTTCAGGAACTGCAGGCCGAGTATGGAGAGGACCGCTACCGCCCCAATCCACTGCTGCGCCGCGTGGTGCGCCAGGGCCGGCGCTTTCGCGACACTTTTTAG
- the pcaF gene encoding 3-oxoadipyl-CoA thiolase, with amino-acid sequence MHEAFIVDAVRTPVGKIGGSLSPVRADDLAALVIAEILRRSPSLDGAAVEDVILGCANQAGEDNRNVARMALLLAGLPQSVPGETVNRLCASGLSAAVNAARAIQVGEGDVFIAGGVEQMTRAPYVLSKPSYAFGRDAQLFDTSLGWRFVNPQMKRLYGCDAMGETAENVAEKYGISREDQDRFALRSQQKAAQARQKGRFKREIVAVEIPQRKADPVLFEEDEFIRPDTSLEVLSKLATVFRENGTVTAGNASGLNDGACAILLASGQGAERYGLTPRARLLSAAAVGVEPRLMGMGPVDATRKVLQRAGLTLDQLDVIELNEAFAAQSLACLRELGVEDDDPRVNPNGGAIALGHPLGMSGARLLTTALNELEVREKRYALCTLCVGVGQGMAALIERV; translated from the coding sequence ATGCACGAAGCTTTCATCGTAGACGCCGTACGCACGCCGGTCGGGAAGATCGGCGGCTCTCTTTCACCCGTCCGGGCCGACGACCTGGCGGCCCTGGTCATCGCTGAGATCCTGCGCCGCAGCCCCTCGCTGGACGGTGCCGCCGTAGAGGACGTGATCCTGGGCTGCGCCAACCAGGCCGGCGAAGACAACCGCAACGTGGCCCGCATGGCGCTGCTGCTGGCCGGACTGCCGCAGAGCGTCCCCGGAGAAACGGTCAACCGCTTGTGCGCCTCGGGGCTGAGCGCCGCCGTCAATGCCGCCCGAGCCATCCAGGTGGGGGAGGGCGATGTCTTCATCGCGGGAGGCGTCGAGCAGATGACGCGGGCTCCTTACGTGCTTTCGAAGCCCTCCTACGCCTTCGGACGCGACGCTCAGCTTTTCGACACCAGCCTGGGATGGCGTTTCGTCAATCCACAGATGAAGCGCCTCTACGGATGCGACGCCATGGGTGAAACGGCCGAGAACGTGGCCGAGAAGTATGGCATTTCGCGTGAGGACCAGGACCGCTTCGCCCTGCGGTCTCAACAGAAGGCCGCCCAGGCGCGCCAAAAGGGCCGCTTCAAGCGCGAGATCGTGGCCGTGGAGATTCCTCAGCGCAAGGCCGATCCCGTTCTCTTTGAAGAGGACGAATTCATTCGTCCTGACACTTCTTTGGAGGTCCTTTCCAAGCTGGCCACCGTCTTTCGCGAAAACGGCACGGTGACGGCGGGCAACGCCTCCGGACTCAACGACGGCGCCTGCGCCATCCTGCTGGCCAGCGGGCAGGGAGCCGAGCGTTACGGGCTGACTCCCCGCGCCCGCCTGCTGAGCGCCGCCGCTGTAGGAGTGGAGCCGCGCTTGATGGGCATGGGACCGGTGGACGCGACTCGCAAGGTGCTGCAGCGGGCGGGACTCACCCTTGACCAGCTCGACGTCATCGAACTCAACGAGGCCTTCGCGGCTCAGTCGCTGGCCTGTTTGCGGGAACTCGGAGTGGAGGATGACGATCCCCGTGTCAATCCCAACGGCGGCGCCATTGCCCTGGGCCATCCCCTGGGAATGTCAGGCGCCCGCCTCCTCACCACCGCCCTCAATGAGCTGGAAGTGCGGGAGAAACGCTATGCCCTCTGCACCCTTTGCGTAGGAGTGGGCCAAGGCATGGCGGCCCTCATTGAACGGGTTTAG
- a CDS encoding ATP-binding protein — translation MFDFRLSTTAVEPLLKEAEEGFLLLLPSGRILEANPACCRMSGYDREDLVGSDLIELVPPADRSTLRRKLERASNSGSARMETVFSRPHQPPLQAELSLFYSRSEEGRICCFLRDLSSLRKATPKHRSRLESLGILAGGIAHDFNNLLSVMMGYSNLVLDDLPAGGRNAERLSEVLQAGARAHELVEQMLTFSGSNRLQRRPLVLRESLRECLRSLAEELPENVRLETRLPELDARVSADPAELAEILRQLLRNSVKAMNGDGGVLQVSLSEAEGDCLGLLAEDRNEYMGPFVKFTVGDSGHGIDAGLTKHVFDPFFTTREVGQGTGLGLSVVHGIVRSLGGVITLESEPGQGTTFEVYLPRLIRDERGHDYQPSRSLTHGVPWPSPSQNLRRS, via the coding sequence ATGTTTGATTTTCGTCTGAGTACTACGGCTGTCGAACCTCTGCTCAAGGAGGCCGAGGAAGGCTTTTTGCTGCTGCTTCCCAGCGGACGCATCCTGGAAGCCAATCCGGCCTGCTGCCGTATGAGCGGATACGACAGGGAAGACTTGGTCGGCAGCGACCTCATCGAACTGGTGCCTCCCGCTGACCGCAGCACCCTGCGTCGCAAGCTGGAACGGGCCTCCAACTCGGGAAGCGCCCGCATGGAAACGGTTTTCAGCCGTCCTCACCAACCACCCCTGCAAGCCGAGTTAAGCCTTTTCTACAGCCGTTCAGAAGAGGGGCGGATCTGCTGCTTTCTGCGCGACCTCTCCAGCCTGCGCAAGGCGACCCCCAAGCATCGCTCACGGCTGGAAAGCCTGGGCATCCTGGCGGGCGGCATCGCCCACGACTTCAACAACCTGCTTTCCGTCATGATGGGATACTCCAACCTGGTGCTGGACGACCTGCCGGCTGGCGGACGCAACGCCGAACGCCTGAGCGAAGTGCTGCAGGCCGGCGCACGGGCCCATGAACTGGTCGAACAGATGCTCACCTTCAGCGGCAGCAACCGGCTGCAGCGGCGGCCTCTGGTGCTTCGGGAATCGCTTCGGGAGTGCCTCAGGAGCCTGGCTGAAGAACTGCCTGAAAACGTCCGCCTGGAAACCCGCCTGCCCGAACTGGACGCGCGCGTTTCGGCCGATCCGGCAGAGCTGGCGGAAATCTTGCGCCAACTGCTGCGCAACTCCGTCAAAGCCATGAACGGCGACGGCGGCGTGCTTCAGGTTTCACTGAGCGAGGCCGAAGGCGACTGCCTGGGACTGCTGGCTGAGGACCGCAACGAATACATGGGACCCTTCGTCAAGTTCACCGTCGGCGACAGCGGGCACGGAATCGATGCGGGCTTGACCAAGCACGTTTTCGATCCCTTCTTCACCACCCGCGAGGTGGGACAGGGCACGGGATTGGGACTCTCGGTGGTGCACGGCATCGTGCGCAGCCTGGGAGGCGTCATCACCCTGGAGAGCGAACCCGGCCAGGGCACCACTTTCGAAGTCTACTTGCCGCGCCTGATCCGGGACGAGAGGGGACACGACTACCAGCCCAGCCGCTCTCTCACCCACGGCGTCCCCTGGCCCTCGCCGAGTCAGAACCTGCGCCGCAGCTAA
- a CDS encoding mechanosensitive ion channel domain-containing protein yields the protein MKRALGIWLLIALLAPSLPLLYGQQRNPLQFLSQSEDEEKAPEGPSLQERSQELQRQLAQVRSRLRQEEEADSGAARQLSLLQQIESLLDQLRTQQNIVQDLESEKLQLEEDLRAMRDSGPPGERPFSFLRLSAVRSELRSHLRQGGMLQSARQALQEAVASARRQHQEKEAERRRVKELQENNSDAARIPELSRRLRLAELESWLALERLNLRRAELEARRISDEIYGMRSDYLRQQVAWIARETQFPEELLNQELAQIRVRQQDSAERQQQLRSQLEEARQQLREAENAEESGQEPPQSRRLEALRSRLDALQVKLKLENDFQSQLALQRRVWNRRREVFQGGVENGVLAEWRAESTQSVQQLEVDRQLDRLQADDVRHRLLTLQQQLQAVNEGSPAARALQAQIDNAQSLLEAYENAVLRIEDALRLLNGLQEEITLALGGEDLGQRLSRYWDNLVRIWYMELTSVDDKPITVAKVVGILLAFLLGLWVSRRISTMMGRRVLPRMGMDEGSSAAIQALFYYTLVLIFAIIALYAVNVPLTAFTVAGGAVAIGVGFGSQNVMRNFISGIILLTERPIRVGDLVQLDQIYGTIKRIGLRSTQVLSSDNVDIIVPNSTFLEQNVVNWTLSDDRYRAKVTVGVVYGSPTREVVRMIERAVSEHGKVLKTPHPIILFSEFGDNALIFEVHFWLRMRRLMDSRTIQSDLRHRIDTLFREAGITIAFPQRDVHLDSLSPIEVRIKRDRPSLSQENADGPSGSDPHTEPSDKK from the coding sequence ATGAAGCGAGCTTTGGGGATTTGGCTGCTGATCGCCTTGCTGGCCCCTTCTCTTCCACTGCTTTACGGACAGCAGCGCAATCCTCTGCAGTTTTTGAGTCAGTCCGAAGATGAGGAGAAGGCTCCTGAGGGGCCTTCGCTGCAAGAGCGCAGCCAAGAGCTTCAGAGGCAGCTCGCCCAAGTCCGCAGCCGTCTCCGGCAGGAGGAGGAAGCAGACTCGGGGGCGGCACGGCAACTGAGCCTGCTGCAGCAGATCGAGTCGCTGCTCGATCAACTGCGCACCCAGCAGAACATCGTCCAGGACCTGGAAAGCGAAAAGCTGCAACTGGAAGAGGACCTCCGGGCGATGCGCGACAGCGGACCGCCCGGGGAACGTCCCTTCAGCTTCTTGCGCCTTTCAGCCGTCCGCAGCGAGTTGCGCTCCCACCTGCGCCAGGGCGGCATGCTGCAGTCGGCCCGCCAAGCGCTACAGGAAGCGGTGGCTTCGGCCCGCCGGCAACACCAGGAGAAGGAAGCCGAGCGGCGCCGCGTCAAGGAGCTTCAAGAGAACAACAGCGATGCCGCCCGCATCCCCGAACTCTCGCGGCGCCTGCGCTTGGCCGAGTTGGAAAGCTGGTTGGCCCTGGAGCGGCTTAATCTAAGGCGAGCCGAGCTGGAAGCCCGCCGCATCTCCGACGAGATCTACGGGATGCGCAGCGATTACCTGCGCCAACAAGTGGCCTGGATCGCCCGCGAAACCCAGTTTCCTGAAGAGTTGCTGAACCAGGAGTTAGCCCAGATCCGCGTGCGTCAGCAAGACTCGGCCGAGCGCCAGCAGCAGTTGCGAAGCCAACTGGAAGAAGCCCGCCAGCAACTGCGGGAAGCCGAAAACGCCGAGGAGAGCGGACAGGAGCCGCCCCAATCACGACGCCTGGAAGCCTTGCGCAGCCGTCTCGACGCTCTCCAGGTCAAACTCAAGCTGGAGAACGACTTCCAGTCGCAACTGGCTCTGCAACGACGCGTCTGGAACCGTCGGCGGGAGGTCTTTCAAGGAGGAGTCGAAAACGGAGTGCTGGCGGAGTGGCGAGCCGAGAGCACCCAATCCGTCCAACAACTGGAGGTGGACCGCCAACTCGACCGTCTGCAGGCTGACGACGTGCGCCACCGGCTGCTGACTCTGCAACAGCAGTTGCAGGCGGTCAACGAGGGGAGCCCGGCCGCCCGGGCTCTACAAGCGCAGATCGACAACGCCCAATCCCTGCTGGAGGCCTACGAGAACGCCGTTCTGCGCATCGAGGACGCTCTGCGGCTGCTCAACGGACTGCAGGAGGAAATCACTCTGGCGCTGGGAGGCGAAGACCTGGGCCAGCGCCTCAGCCGCTACTGGGACAACCTGGTCAGGATCTGGTACATGGAGCTGACCTCGGTGGACGACAAGCCCATCACGGTCGCCAAGGTGGTCGGGATCCTGCTGGCCTTCCTGCTTGGGCTGTGGGTGTCGAGGCGCATCAGCACCATGATGGGGAGACGGGTCCTGCCCCGCATGGGCATGGACGAGGGGTCGTCGGCCGCCATCCAAGCACTCTTCTACTACACGCTGGTGCTGATCTTCGCCATCATCGCCCTCTACGCCGTCAACGTCCCCCTGACCGCCTTTACCGTGGCCGGCGGAGCGGTGGCCATCGGAGTGGGGTTCGGTTCTCAGAACGTGATGCGCAACTTCATCAGCGGCATCATTCTGCTTACCGAGCGTCCCATCCGGGTGGGCGACCTGGTGCAACTCGACCAGATCTACGGCACCATCAAGCGCATCGGACTGCGCAGCACCCAGGTGCTCAGTTCCGACAACGTCGACATCATCGTCCCCAACAGCACTTTCCTGGAGCAGAACGTGGTCAACTGGACGCTCTCCGACGACCGATACCGCGCCAAGGTCACGGTGGGAGTGGTTTACGGCTCGCCTACCCGCGAAGTGGTGCGCATGATCGAGCGGGCCGTCAGCGAACACGGCAAAGTCCTTAAGACCCCTCATCCCATCATCCTCTTCTCGGAATTCGGCGACAACGCCCTCATCTTCGAGGTCCACTTCTGGCTGCGCATGCGCCGCCTGATGGACTCGCGGACTATTCAAAGCGACCTGCGCCACCGCATCGATACCCTCTTCCGCGAGGCCGGCATCACCATCGCCTTCCCGCAGCGGGACGTCCATCTCGACTCCCTCAGCCCCATCGAAGTGCGCATCAAGCGCGACCGTCCCAGCCTGTCTCAGGAGAATGCCGACGGACCCTCGGGCAGCGACCCGCACACGGAACCCTCCGACAAGAAGTAA
- a CDS encoding UpxY family transcription antiterminator — MSVPDNMDAMDGEQGSALRWYAVHTRPRHEKVVAEQLCFKNIECFLPLREVLSKWKDRRKRVQFPLFPGYLFVHASLPSSRLDIIKVDSVVQILGFQGKPEPVPENQIDAVKRLVYSELPYDPYPDLAQGDRVRIVSGPLRGLEGVLVEKKNRFRFVLNVDLIRQSVACEIAAADVEKL; from the coding sequence ATGAGCGTGCCTGATAACATGGACGCCATGGATGGGGAGCAAGGAAGTGCGCTTAGGTGGTACGCGGTCCATACCCGTCCCCGCCACGAAAAAGTAGTCGCCGAGCAACTCTGCTTCAAGAACATCGAGTGCTTTTTGCCCTTGCGGGAGGTCCTTTCCAAGTGGAAAGACCGCCGCAAGCGGGTGCAATTTCCCCTGTTCCCCGGCTATCTCTTCGTCCACGCCTCCCTCCCCAGCTCCCGTCTCGACATCATTAAAGTGGACTCAGTGGTGCAAATCCTGGGATTCCAGGGCAAACCCGAACCCGTGCCCGAGAATCAGATCGACGCCGTCAAGCGCTTAGTCTACAGCGAGCTGCCTTACGATCCTTATCCCGATCTGGCCCAGGGAGACCGGGTGCGCATCGTGAGCGGTCCGCTGCGCGGCTTGGAGGGCGTCCTGGTAGAGAAGAAGAACCGATTCCGGTTTGTGCTCAACGTCGATTTGATCCGTCAGTCGGTGGCTTGCGAGATCGCCGCCGCGGACGTGGAGAAGCTCTAA